One Prunus dulcis chromosome 8, ALMONDv2, whole genome shotgun sequence DNA window includes the following coding sequences:
- the LOC117637466 gene encoding protein DMR6-LIKE OXYGENASE 2-like: MAATGPTFNIHYSSQVPHDQPAKLMTSIKKLAESPGITFIPPTYTCTNNPHDDLAALIDTESTIPTVDFSLLTSGTPQQRSQAIHDLGKACQDWGFFLVINHGVPESLMKAILEGVQGFFDLTEEEKHEFEGKHVLDPIRCGTSFNASVDKVMFWRDFLKVFVYPEFHFPTKPAGFSELALEYCKRTRQVTRELLKGISESLGLEASDLEKFLNVESGLQIFIANLYPPCPQPELALGMPPHSDHGLLTLLIQNGINGLQVQHKGKWVNVNAMPNSFLVNTGDHLEIFSNGKYRSNIHRAVLTNKATRISLATPTGPSLETVATPAPELINNENRKPAYIGMKYKDYLELQQSSMLDGKSILDRVRVSNSE; encoded by the exons ATGGCTGCAACAGGTCCAACGTTCAATATCCACTACTCTTCACAAGTTCCCCATGATCAGCCAGCCAAACTGATGACCAGCATCAAAAAGCTTGCAGAATCACCAGGCATCACCTTCATCCCTCCCACTTATACCTGCACAAACAATCCCCATGATGACCTGGCAGCTTTGATAGATACAGAGTCAACGATCCCCACCGTTGACTTTTCTCTCCTCACATCTGGCACTCCCCAACAGCGCTCCCAAGCCATCCATGACCTTGGCAAAGCCTGCCAGGACTGGGGCTTCTTCTTG GTGATCAATCATGGTGTGCCAGAGAGTCTGATGAAGGCGATCTTGGAAGGGGTACAAGGGTTTTTTGATCTGACGGAGGAGGAGAAGCACGAGTTTGAGGGGAAGCATGTACTGGATCCAATCAGGTGTGGGACCAGCTTCAATGCCTCGGTGGACAAGGTGATGTTTTGGAGGGATTTTCTCAAGGTTTTTGTATATCCTGAGTTCCACTTCCCCACTAAACCTGCTGGCTTCAG TGAACTTGCATTAGAGTACTGCAAAAGAACGCGACAAGTGACAAGAGAACTCCTGAAAGGAATATCAGAGAGCTTGGGATTGGAAGCCAGCGACTTAGAGAAGTTCTTGAATGTTGAGTCAGGCTTGCAGATCTTCATTGCAAACCTTTATCCTCCATGTCCACAGCCAGAGCTTGCCTTGGGAATGCCACCTCATTCTGATCATGGCCTCTTGACCCTCCTTATACAAAATGGCATTAATGGCCTTCAAGTGCAACACAAGGGTAAATGGGTCAATGTCAATGCCATGCCCAACTCCTTTCTTGTTAACACTGGTGATCACCTGGAG atttttagCAATGGGAAGTACAGGAGCAATATTCATCGAGCAGTGCTGACCAACAAAGCTACAAGAATATCCCTTGCCACTCCAACTGGTCCATCTCTTGAAACAGTAGCTACGCCTGCACCCGAGCTCATAAACAATGAAAACCGAAAGCCAGCATATATTGGGATGAAGTATAAAGATTACTTGGAGCTTCAACAAAGCAGCATGCTTGATGGCAAATCCATCTTGGATCGTGTACGGGTTTCAAACTCTGAATAA